In Apium graveolens cultivar Ventura chromosome 10, ASM990537v1, whole genome shotgun sequence, the following are encoded in one genomic region:
- the LOC141690518 gene encoding uncharacterized protein LOC141690518, with amino-acid sequence MNGNSGNNLQNFITVNNLHFMGILEKKVKSDKALVISKKIKKGWKWLFNYTHHYNGRVWVGWNPDVWDISLHSMTSQVITCNAVFLEKNLSFLVSFVYAHNDAIDRVPLWNYCLNLSSTTSPWCLLGDFNCVVNLSEVSRGREHFTPTIQVFQDYLASCGLGRVRTVGDNFTWTNKRLANPVFKCLDRMVANGVWFNLFTEGNVFVKPRSLMDHNALLFEEPIQLQKIGKPFQFFNYMIDVPGFQDSVEKAWSLSCSGSCYAKFAHKLKELKVLLRQLNKAHDNVSSNMLVTQANLEQLQVNMLNNQDSSLLSEEKNLINILNLALAEEESLYLQKSRVRWMGLGDGNNSFFHQQCKAHWNRNKILVLENDSGNMVHGQYLCANVAVQYFQTLLGSEVTHSPIDLDAVDSQVLTDSQATTLSAAVSDVLIYNTLKKMKKNKSPGPDGVNVNFFLAT; translated from the coding sequence ATGAATGGGAATTCTGGAAATAATTTGCAAAATTTCATTACTGTCAATAATTTGCATTTTATGGGAATTCTGGAAAAAAAAGTTAAGAGTGATAAGGCTTTAGTTATCTCGAAGAAAATCAAAAAAGGGTGGAAATGGTTATTTAATTATACTCACCATTACAATGGACGAGTATGGGTTGGATGGAATCCTGATGTCTGGGATATTTCATTGCATTCTATGACCAGCCAGGTTATTACTTGCAATGCAGTTTTTTTGGAAAAGAACCTCTCTTTTCTAGTTTCTTTTGTGTATGCGCATAATGACGCGATTGATCGAGTTCCTCTTTGGAACTACTGCTTGAATCTGAGTTCTACCACCTCTCCTTGGTGCCTTCTTGGGGATTTTAACTGTGTGGTTAATCTTAGTGAAGTTTCTAGAGGTAGGGAGCACTTTACCCCGACCATACAAGTTTTTCAGGACTATCTTGCCAGTTGTGGTTTGGGCAGGGTTCGGACTGTGGGAGACAATTTCACATGGACTAATAAACGTCTCGCTAATCCCGTGTTTAAATGTTTAGACAGAATGGTGGCGAATGGGGTTTGGTTTAATCTTTTTACTGAAGGGAATGTTTTTGTTAAGCCTCGCAGTCTTATGGACCACAATGCACTTCTTTTCGAAGAACCAATACAGCTTCAAAAAATTGGAAAACCTTTCCAGTTTTTTAATTACATGATTGATGTCCCAGGGTTTCAGGATTCTGTTGAAAAAGCTTGGTCTCTGTCTTGCTCGGGGTCATGTTATGCTAAATTTGCTCACAAGCTTAAGGAATTAAAGGTTTTACTTCGTCAACTAAACAAGGCTCATGACAACGTCTCTTCTAATATGTTAGTGACTCAAGCTAACCTTGAACAACTCCAAGTGAATATGCTTAATAACCAAGACTCTTCCCTTCTTTCTGAGGAAAAGAATTTGATTAATATTCTGAATTTAGCTCTGGCTGAGGAAGAATCTTTGTACTTGCAAAAATCTAGGGTTAGATGGATGGGCCTTGGCGATGGAAACAACTCCTTCTTTCATCAACAATGCAAAGCTCATTGGAACCGAAATAAAATTTTGGTGCTTGAAAATGATTCTGGGAATATGGTGCATGGCCAATATCTTTGTGCTAATGTAGCTGTTCAATACTTCCAAACTTTGCTTGGGTCTGAAGTCACTCACTCTCCCATTGACCTAGACGCTGTTGACAGTCAGGTTTTAACAGATTCTCAAGCCACTACTCTCAGTGCTGCTGTTAGTGATGTTCTTATTTACAAcaccttgaagaaaatgaagaagaacAAATCTCCTGGACCAGATGGGGTTAATGTCAATTTTTTTCTCGCAACTTAG
- the LOC141692809 gene encoding protein LATERAL ORGAN BOUNDARIES-like, with protein MASSNSYNSPCAACKFLRRKCTPGCIFAPYFPPEEPQKFANVHKIFGASNVTKLLNELLPHQREDAVNSMAYEAEARVRDPVYGCVGAISFLQRQVERLQKELDAANADLIRFACSDSLPTLPQRPVDLIVSTNDNIGNINELIGISSGDSTASLCYQTPCTSFSFPSATAYPIPWDSNTFDNNTSSGDVNQVGGGGAGKGL; from the coding sequence ATGGCTTCATCCAACTCATACAATTCTCCATGTGCCGCGTGCAAGTTTTTGAGGAGAAAATGCACGCCCGGTTGCATCTTTGCACCTTACTTTCCACCAGAAGAACCTCAAAAGTTTGCAAATGTTCACAAGATCTTCGGAGCCAGTAACGTAACAAAGCTGCTCAACGAGCTCCTTCCTCATCAAAGAGAAGATGCTGTTAACTCTATGGCCTATGAAGCCGAGGCACGTGTAAGAGATCCAGTTTATGGTTGTGTTGGCGCCATATCCTTCCTCCAAAGACAAGTCGAGAGACTCCAAAAGGAGCTTGATGCAGCTAATGCTGACTTGATTCGCTTCGCCTGCAGCGACTCACTGCCCACCTTACCTCAGAGGCCGGTGGACTTGATTGTCAGCACAAATGACAACATTGGGAATATTAATGAATTAATTGGAATATCAAGTGGAGATAGTACTGCAAGTCTTTGTTATCAAACACCGTGTACAAGTTTCTCCTTTCCTTCAGCTACTGCTTATCCAATTCCATGGGATTCTAATACTTTCGACAACAATACTTCTAGTGGAGATGTCAATCAGGTTGGAGGCGGGGGTGCAGGAAAAGGACTTTAG